The Chitinophaga sp. H8 region TTTTAGCAGCATCGTGTTAATGGGGATCCTTTCTTCAGGGGTATGGGCTGCCGGAAATAAGATCGCTGCAGATCCGGGGGCATATGTGCCTTTGGGAACGGATACCATTGTCCGGAATGGCTATACCCTTATTTTTATTAACCAGGATAAAACATTTGATCCGCAGGTGAAGCATAAAATGGTGCACACCTTTTTTCAGGTATACCCGGCACTGGCCCGGCAGTTTAATCCTGCTACGCTTAAAACGGTCACTTTTGTGATGGATACTACTTATAATGGGGTGGCAGGTGCGGCTAACGGGCAGGTAAGCTATAGCCCGGAATGGTTGCGTAAGCACCCGGGGGATATTGATGTGGTTACCCATGAAGTGATGCACATTGTGCAAAATTATCCGGGAGATGCCGGTCCGGGATGGATCACGGAAGGAATTGCAGATTATGTACGCTATAAATTTGGATTGGATAATGCCAGCGCAGGATGGGCGTTGCCTGAATATCAGCACGGGCACAGTTATACGAACAGTTATCGTATTACGGCAAGATTTTTAGCCTGGATAGAGCAAAAGGTGAAGCCAGGTTTCGTAACTTCGCTGGATGCCAGTATGCGTACCAAAAAATATGCAGCTGCCACATGGCAGCAATTAACGGGCAAAACAATGGATGAGCTATGGAAAGCTTATTCAGCAAACCCCGCTCTTTAACAAAGAGAAAGTTATTGGAATAGTGCAATAGCTATTTCATTGTTCACTGTATATATTTCATCCCGATTCTTCGGGATGTTTTCTTTCTGCCAATACAATACATGCATGGCCTGTTGTGCGTTACTTGTGCCACAACAGGATGCCTTTAATAATATTACCTGCATCCACCACCCAATAAAATAATGTTGACATGAGTAGAACTATGCTTTTGTTGTTACTTACTATGCCGATACCGGTTTTTGCACAGCAGAAAACCAATGAAAATCTGTTGCAGTATGTAAAACCCATTATTGGTACCCAGAAAATGGGACATACCTACCCAGGGGCTACGGTACCGTTTGGGGCTGTACAACTGAGCCCGGAAACAGACACTATTCCTTACGAGATGAATGGAAAGTATAATCCGGATGTATACAAGTATTGTGCGGGATATCAGTATGATGATAAAACCATCGTAGGGTTTAGTCATACGCATTTTAGTGGTACCGGGCACTCCGATCTGGGCGATTTTTTAATCATGCCTACCACTGGTGCGCTTCAGTTAAACCCCGGTACTGCCAGCGATCCGGGTAGTGGTTACCGTTCCACTTTTTCCCATAGTACAGAAGTAGCATCTCCAGCATATTATAAAGTAAAGCTGGAGGAAAACAATATCCTGGCAGAACTGACTGCCAGTAACCGCGTAGGATTTCATCAATATACTTTCCCGGCATCCGGAGATGCGCATATCATCCTGGATCTGATGGCGGGGATCTATAACTATGATAATAAAAACGTGTGGACGTTTGTAAGGGTAGAGAATGATACCCTGATCACCGGCTACCGG contains the following coding sequences:
- a CDS encoding basic secretory protein-like protein, with the translated sequence MSSFFKRFSSIVLMGILSSGVWAAGNKIAADPGAYVPLGTDTIVRNGYTLIFINQDKTFDPQVKHKMVHTFFQVYPALARQFNPATLKTVTFVMDTTYNGVAGAANGQVSYSPEWLRKHPGDIDVVTHEVMHIVQNYPGDAGPGWITEGIADYVRYKFGLDNASAGWALPEYQHGHSYTNSYRITARFLAWIEQKVKPGFVTSLDASMRTKKYAAATWQQLTGKTMDELWKAYSANPAL